In Silene latifolia isolate original U9 population chromosome X, ASM4854445v1, whole genome shotgun sequence, the following proteins share a genomic window:
- the LOC141619949 gene encoding uncharacterized protein LOC141619949, producing MIYAFNGLNERQELWRFLKQESESCSLPWLWTGVLNTVLSPIERLGGNTTEAEMEQFQDCVSICGMEDISATGALFTWSHKQDAGSRVYSRLDRIMSNQEWVENFGDYLAHFHPEGLFDHCPCTLVDRHADFGGKKSFKYFNMWGTSEEFKECVAGV from the coding sequence ATGATTTATGCCTTTAATGGCTTAAATGAGAGGCAGGAGCTTTGGAGATTTTTAAAGCAAGAGTCTGAGAGTTGTTCTTTACCCTGGTTGTGGACTGGAGTATTAAATACTGTCCTTTCTCCTATTGAACGTCTGGGAGGTAATACTACTGAGGCTGAGATGGAGCAGTTCCAGGATTGTGTTTCTATTTGTGGGATGGAGGATATCTCAGCTACTGGAGCCTTGTTCACTTGGTCCCATAAACAGGATGCTGGGAGTAGAGTTTATAGTAGGCTTGATAGAATAATGAGCAATCAGGAATGGGTTGAGAATTTTGGGGATTATCTGGCACATTTTCATCCTGAAGGTCTATTTGACCATTGTCCTTGTACTTTGGTTGATAGGCATGCTGATTTTGGTGGCAAAAAAAGCTttaaatattttaacatgtgggggACATCTGAGGAGTTTAAAGAGTGTGTGGCTGGTGTATGA